A genomic region of Pelodiscus sinensis isolate JC-2024 chromosome 1, ASM4963464v1, whole genome shotgun sequence contains the following coding sequences:
- the YEATS4 gene encoding YEATS domain-containing protein 4 isoform X2 — MENHRFHDGKNTSLTKGVTIVKPIVYGNVARYFGKKREEDGHTHQWTVYVKPYRNEDMSAYVKKIQFKLHESYGNPLRVVTKPPYEITETGWGEFEIIIKIFFIDPNERPVTLYHLLKLFQSDTNAILGKKTVVSEFYDEMIFQDPTAMMQQLLTTSRQLTLGAYKHETEFADLEVKTREKLEAAKKKTSFEIAELKERLKASRETINCLKSEIRKLEEDDQSKDI, encoded by the exons ATGGAGAATCACCGATTTCACGATGGAAAAAATACCAGTTTAACAAAA ggtGTTACTATTGTGAAACCTATAGTTTATGGAAATGTTGCACGATACTTTGGAAAGAAGAGAGAGGAAGATGGACACACGCATCAGTGGACCGTTTATGTAAAGCCTTACAGAAATGAG GATATGTCTGCTTATGTGAAGAAAATTCAATTTAAATTACATGAAAGCTATGGTAATCCTTTAAGAG TTGTTACTAAACCACCATATGAAATCACTGAAACAGGTTGGGGTGAATTTGAAAtcatcattaaaatattttttattgatCCCAATGAAAGACCT GTAACTTTGTATCATTTGCTGAAGCTGTTTCAGTCTGACACCAATGCAATACTGGGAAAGAAAACTGTAGTTTCTGAGTTTTATGATGAGATG ATATTTCAAGATCCTACTGCTATGATGCAGCAGCTCTTGACAACATCTCGTCAGCTAACGCTGGGAGCTTATAAGCATGAAACAGAGT TTGCAGATCTTGAAGTGAAAACCAGGGAAAAGCTGGAAGCTGCCAAAAAGAAAACCAGTTTTGAGATTGCTGAGcttaaagagagattaaaagcaAGCCGTGAGACTATTAACTGTTTAAAGAGTGAAATCAGGAAACTTGAAGAAGATGACCAGTCCAAAGATATCTAA
- the YEATS4 gene encoding YEATS domain-containing protein 4 isoform X3 has protein sequence MGVTIVKPIVYGNVARYFGKKREEDGHTHQWTVYVKPYRNEDMSAYVKKIQFKLHESYGNPLRVVTKPPYEITETGWGEFEIIIKIFFIDPNERPVTLYHLLKLFQSDTNAILGKKTVVSEFYDEMIFQDPTAMMQQLLTTSRQLTLGAYKHETEFADLEVKTREKLEAAKKKTSFEIAELKERLKASRETINCLKSEIRKLEEDDQSKDI, from the exons ATG ggtGTTACTATTGTGAAACCTATAGTTTATGGAAATGTTGCACGATACTTTGGAAAGAAGAGAGAGGAAGATGGACACACGCATCAGTGGACCGTTTATGTAAAGCCTTACAGAAATGAG GATATGTCTGCTTATGTGAAGAAAATTCAATTTAAATTACATGAAAGCTATGGTAATCCTTTAAGAG TTGTTACTAAACCACCATATGAAATCACTGAAACAGGTTGGGGTGAATTTGAAAtcatcattaaaatattttttattgatCCCAATGAAAGACCT GTAACTTTGTATCATTTGCTGAAGCTGTTTCAGTCTGACACCAATGCAATACTGGGAAAGAAAACTGTAGTTTCTGAGTTTTATGATGAGATG ATATTTCAAGATCCTACTGCTATGATGCAGCAGCTCTTGACAACATCTCGTCAGCTAACGCTGGGAGCTTATAAGCATGAAACAGAGT TTGCAGATCTTGAAGTGAAAACCAGGGAAAAGCTGGAAGCTGCCAAAAAGAAAACCAGTTTTGAGATTGCTGAGcttaaagagagattaaaagcaAGCCGTGAGACTATTAACTGTTTAAAGAGTGAAATCAGGAAACTTGAAGAAGATGACCAGTCCAAAGATATCTAA
- the YEATS4 gene encoding YEATS domain-containing protein 4 isoform X1 produces MFKRMAEFGPDSGGRVKGVTIVKPIVYGNVARYFGKKREEDGHTHQWTVYVKPYRNEDMSAYVKKIQFKLHESYGNPLRVVTKPPYEITETGWGEFEIIIKIFFIDPNERPVTLYHLLKLFQSDTNAILGKKTVVSEFYDEMIFQDPTAMMQQLLTTSRQLTLGAYKHETEFADLEVKTREKLEAAKKKTSFEIAELKERLKASRETINCLKSEIRKLEEDDQSKDI; encoded by the exons ATGTTCAAGAGAATGGCTGAGTTCGGGCCTGACTCCGGGGGCAGAGTGAAG ggtGTTACTATTGTGAAACCTATAGTTTATGGAAATGTTGCACGATACTTTGGAAAGAAGAGAGAGGAAGATGGACACACGCATCAGTGGACCGTTTATGTAAAGCCTTACAGAAATGAG GATATGTCTGCTTATGTGAAGAAAATTCAATTTAAATTACATGAAAGCTATGGTAATCCTTTAAGAG TTGTTACTAAACCACCATATGAAATCACTGAAACAGGTTGGGGTGAATTTGAAAtcatcattaaaatattttttattgatCCCAATGAAAGACCT GTAACTTTGTATCATTTGCTGAAGCTGTTTCAGTCTGACACCAATGCAATACTGGGAAAGAAAACTGTAGTTTCTGAGTTTTATGATGAGATG ATATTTCAAGATCCTACTGCTATGATGCAGCAGCTCTTGACAACATCTCGTCAGCTAACGCTGGGAGCTTATAAGCATGAAACAGAGT TTGCAGATCTTGAAGTGAAAACCAGGGAAAAGCTGGAAGCTGCCAAAAAGAAAACCAGTTTTGAGATTGCTGAGcttaaagagagattaaaagcaAGCCGTGAGACTATTAACTGTTTAAAGAGTGAAATCAGGAAACTTGAAGAAGATGACCAGTCCAAAGATATCTAA